A region of the Plasmodium vinckei vinckei genome assembly, chromosome: PVVCY_11 genome:
tattctctgttaatatatatatttttatttaactatgccaatgttaaaaaaattgtaattttttttaaatttaaagtcataaaaacaatttttttttcgtttttttccCGCTCTTATCATTATCTTTGTATGGAAAACGAAATGGGAATTTATATACAAGTAAACGGGTATATCTCGTTTTATTTGCTTtccaaattttaaatttcttaaaatatacaatgCATATGCATCGTGCATGTATTATAGTGAACTTAttgataaacaaaaaaaatcatattaATTCATTACACACGCATGCATACAATATAATGGCATAGTAGTCATACTCTTAAAATGGGATAATCCCAAAGTGAGGAATTAGAGTAAGTCATCCAAGCAAAGTAGCAAAGGAGACTGTAATAATGGTACTCTTCTGTTCACTCCCTTTTCAATTTTGTACTTAGCCAAACATAGATAGACCAGCTATTAATCATAGCATTCATTTGCAAAAGAAATGAACTTAGaacattaataaaaatagagcGACTAAAATCTTTGCACACCTTTAAACcaaaccctgaacccttataaaatgaatattataaattaagcGAAATTTACAACACCCCAAAGATGTTATCTCGTTATAAATACTTATGTaaatacttaaaaaaaaattaaatggaTTACAGAGTAAATaagttttgtttttttaatggcTTCTAGTGAAACCTTGTATTTATAGTGTttaagttataaaaaaataaatatatacattttctacattcaattaaaacattttttcttccatttttacgaaaaaaataacattagAATAGAACATAAAAAACGACGAATAAAGCGAATATAATGAAGGAAAcgaataaaagaaaaaaacatattttttcttatttttcttttttacatttattatttcatagTCCAATATGTacaagtatatatatactttttcataatgatatatacatttatacaTTTGTTTGTGTaagtatgtatatatacacacacaCATTCATATGTAAAATGTAGTATTATGCATCATGTGTTACTTTGATAAATAACATTTATGTATGCACACACAAAATGTGTACAcatacatgtatatatatataatgtacTACATCATCTATTTTTCTTGAAATCAGTTATaagataatttaataatctTGGTTAGCTGTGGCACCTGATTTTAATTGGGATTTTTTTGGTAACAATACATTGTGGATGTTTGGTAAAACTCCTCCAGAGGCGAATGTAACACCTGCTAAGAATTTATTCAATTCTTCGTCATTTCTTACAGCTAATTGTATGTGCCTTGGTGTTATtcttgattttttattatctctTGCTGCATTTCCAGCTAATTCTAAAATTTCAGCACATAAGTATTCCAAAACGGCTGCTAAATATACAGGTGCACCTGCTCCTACTCTTTTTGcgtattttcctttttta
Encoded here:
- a CDS encoding histone H2A, putative gives rise to the protein MSAKGKTGRKKAVKGTSNSAKAGLQFPVGRIGRYLKKGKYAKRVGAGAPVYLAAVLEYLCAEILELAGNAARDNKKSRITPRHIQLAVRNDEELNKFLAGVTFASGGVLPNIHNVLLPKKSQLKSGATANQDY